The following coding sequences lie in one Lysobacter capsici genomic window:
- a CDS encoding acyl-CoA thioesterase, translated as MIRVPLSVRWRDLDAFNHVNNSKFLSYLEEARLRWMVTLPGHGMDDHVAPVVAAAHLNYRRPIEWPNELDVELFVERLGTTSLSIGHRIVDANDSSALYCDGNVVLVWIHRETGQPAALPEPVRAACSAG; from the coding sequence TTGATCCGGGTGCCGCTGTCGGTGCGCTGGCGCGATCTGGACGCGTTCAACCACGTCAACAATTCCAAGTTCCTCAGCTATCTGGAGGAAGCGCGCCTGCGCTGGATGGTGACCCTGCCCGGCCACGGCATGGACGATCACGTCGCTCCGGTCGTCGCGGCCGCGCATCTGAACTACCGCCGCCCGATCGAATGGCCGAACGAACTCGACGTCGAACTGTTCGTCGAACGCCTCGGCACCACCAGCCTGAGCATCGGCCACCGCATCGTCGACGCGAACGATTCCAGCGCGCTGTACTGCGACGGCAACGTGGTGCTGGTGTGGATTCATCGCGAAACCGGCCAGCCCGCGGCGCTGCCCGAACCGGTCCGCGCGGCCTGCTCGGCCGGCTGA
- the uvrA gene encoding excinuclease ABC subunit UvrA has protein sequence MALDYIRIRGARTHNLKNIDLDLPRDKLIVITGLSGSGKSSLAFDTIYAEGQRRYVESLSAYARQFLSVMEKPEVDHIEGLSPAISIEQKSTSHNPRSTVGTITEVYDYLRLLYARVGSPRCPDHHYPLEAQTVSQMVDQVMTLDPEQRYMLLAPVIRERKGEHAQVFEQLRAQGFVRVRVDGELYEIDAVPPLALRVKHTIEAVVDRFRPREDIKQRMAESFETALKLGDGMAQVQSLDNAETAPLLFSSKYSCPVCDYSLPELEPRLFSFNSPVGACPTCDGLGVAEFFDPARVVVHPELSLSAGAVRGWDRRNAYYFQLIQSLAKHYKFNVDTPWQALTAAQQKAVLYGSGDEQISFNYITESGGRSQRKHRFEGIVPNLERRYRETESAAVREELAKFISQRPCPDCGGARLNRAARNVFVAERPLPELVVLPVDEALNFFKTLEMPGWRGEIAVKIVKEIVDRLRFLVDVGLDYLTLERKADSLSGGEAQRIRLASQIGAGLVGVMYVLDEPSIGLHQRDNERLLGTLTRLRDLGNTVIVVEHDEDAMRLADYIVDIGPGAGVHGGEIVAQGQFADILKAPRSLTGQYLSGKRKIEIPKTRHKPNPKTTLHLRGATGNNLKDVDLAIPAGLLTCVTGVSGSGKSTLINDTLYVIAANELNGASQTPAPYKSVENIELFDKVVDIDQSPIGRTPRSNPATYTGLFTPLRELFAQVPEARARGYSPGRFSFNVRGGRCEACQGDGLIKVEMHFLPDVYVPCDVCHGKRYNRETLEVLYKGYNINDVLEMTVEAALNLFEVVPTIARKLETLMDVGLSYIKLGQSATTLSGGEAQRVKLSKELSRRDTGRTLYILDEPTTGLHFHDIEHLLAVLHRLRDDGNTVVVIEHNLDVIKTADWVIDLGPEGGHRGGTILATGTPEEIAALPHSHTGHFLAPLLGTPKKAKAPAEPAKKKPAAKTAAPAARAKKKSAA, from the coding sequence ATGGCGCTGGACTACATCCGCATCCGCGGCGCGCGGACGCACAACCTCAAGAACATCGATCTCGATCTGCCGCGCGACAAGCTGATCGTGATCACCGGCCTGTCCGGGTCGGGCAAATCCTCGCTCGCCTTCGACACCATCTACGCCGAAGGCCAGCGCCGCTACGTCGAATCGCTCTCGGCCTACGCCCGCCAGTTCCTGTCGGTGATGGAGAAGCCCGAGGTCGATCACATCGAAGGCCTGTCGCCGGCGATTTCGATCGAGCAGAAATCCACCTCGCACAACCCGCGTTCGACCGTGGGCACCATCACCGAGGTCTACGACTACCTGCGCCTGCTGTACGCGCGGGTGGGTTCGCCGCGGTGTCCGGACCATCACTACCCGCTGGAAGCGCAGACCGTCAGCCAGATGGTCGACCAGGTGATGACCCTCGACCCCGAGCAGCGCTACATGCTGCTCGCGCCGGTGATCCGCGAACGCAAGGGCGAGCACGCGCAAGTGTTCGAGCAACTGCGCGCGCAGGGCTTCGTGCGCGTGCGCGTGGACGGCGAGCTGTACGAGATCGACGCGGTGCCGCCGCTGGCGCTGCGGGTCAAGCACACCATCGAGGCGGTCGTCGACCGCTTCCGCCCGCGCGAAGACATCAAGCAGCGCATGGCCGAATCGTTCGAGACCGCGCTCAAGCTCGGCGACGGCATGGCCCAGGTGCAGTCGCTCGACAACGCCGAAACCGCGCCGCTGCTGTTCTCGTCCAAGTACAGCTGCCCGGTCTGCGACTACTCGCTGCCCGAACTCGAACCGCGCCTGTTCTCGTTCAACTCGCCGGTCGGCGCGTGCCCGACCTGCGACGGCCTGGGCGTGGCCGAGTTCTTCGATCCCGCGCGCGTGGTCGTGCATCCGGAGCTGTCGCTGTCGGCCGGCGCGGTGCGCGGCTGGGATCGGCGCAACGCGTATTACTTCCAGTTGATCCAGTCGCTGGCCAAGCACTACAAGTTCAACGTCGACACGCCGTGGCAGGCGCTGACCGCGGCGCAGCAGAAGGCCGTGCTGTACGGCAGCGGCGACGAACAGATCAGTTTCAACTACATCACCGAAAGCGGCGGCCGCAGCCAGCGCAAGCATCGTTTCGAAGGCATCGTGCCGAACCTGGAACGGCGTTACCGCGAGACCGAATCGGCCGCGGTGCGCGAAGAACTGGCCAAGTTCATCAGCCAGCGTCCCTGCCCCGACTGCGGCGGCGCGCGTTTGAACCGCGCCGCGCGCAACGTGTTCGTGGCCGAGCGTCCGCTGCCGGAACTGGTGGTGCTGCCGGTCGACGAAGCGCTGAACTTCTTCAAGACCCTGGAAATGCCGGGCTGGCGCGGCGAGATCGCGGTCAAGATCGTCAAGGAGATCGTCGATCGCCTGCGCTTCCTGGTCGACGTCGGCCTGGATTACCTCACCCTGGAACGCAAGGCCGACTCGCTGTCGGGCGGCGAAGCGCAGCGCATCCGCCTGGCCAGCCAGATCGGTGCCGGCCTGGTCGGGGTGATGTACGTGCTCGATGAGCCGTCGATCGGCCTGCACCAGCGCGACAACGAACGCCTGCTCGGCACGCTCACGCGTCTGCGCGATCTGGGCAACACGGTGATCGTGGTCGAACACGACGAAGACGCGATGCGCCTGGCCGACTACATCGTCGACATCGGCCCCGGCGCCGGCGTGCATGGCGGCGAAATCGTCGCCCAGGGCCAGTTCGCCGACATCCTGAAAGCGCCGCGTTCGCTGACCGGCCAGTACCTCAGCGGCAAGCGCAAGATCGAGATCCCGAAGACCCGGCACAAGCCGAACCCGAAGACCACCCTGCATCTGCGCGGCGCGACCGGCAACAACCTCAAGGATGTCGATCTCGCCATTCCCGCCGGGCTGCTGACCTGCGTCACCGGCGTGTCGGGTTCGGGCAAGTCGACCCTGATCAACGACACCTTGTACGTGATCGCGGCCAACGAATTGAACGGCGCCTCGCAGACGCCGGCGCCGTACAAGTCGGTGGAGAACATCGAACTGTTCGACAAGGTCGTCGACATCGACCAGTCGCCGATCGGCCGCACTCCGCGTTCGAATCCGGCCACCTACACCGGCCTGTTCACGCCGCTGCGCGAGTTGTTCGCGCAGGTGCCCGAAGCGCGCGCGCGCGGCTACTCGCCGGGCCGCTTCAGCTTCAACGTGCGCGGCGGGCGTTGCGAAGCCTGCCAGGGCGACGGCCTGATCAAGGTCGAGATGCACTTCCTGCCGGACGTGTACGTGCCCTGCGACGTCTGCCACGGCAAGCGCTACAACCGCGAGACGCTGGAGGTGTTGTACAAGGGTTACAACATCAACGACGTGCTCGAGATGACGGTCGAGGCGGCGTTGAACCTGTTCGAAGTGGTGCCGACCATCGCGCGCAAACTCGAAACCCTGATGGACGTGGGCCTGAGCTACATCAAGCTGGGCCAGAGCGCGACCACCTTGTCGGGCGGCGAAGCGCAGCGCGTCAAACTGTCGAAGGAGCTCTCGCGCCGCGACACCGGGCGCACCTTGTACATCCTCGACGAGCCGACCACCGGCCTGCACTTCCACGACATCGAACATTTGCTCGCCGTGCTGCACCGCCTGCGCGACGACGGCAACACCGTGGTGGTGATCGAACACAACCTCGACGTGATCAAGACCGCCGACTGGGTCATCGACCTGGGTCCGGAGGGCGGCCATCGCGGCGGCACCATCCTCGCCACCGGCACGCCGGAAGAGATCGCCGCACTGCCGCATTCGCACACCGGCCACTTCCTTGCCCCGCTGCTCGGCACGCCGAAGAAAGCCAAGGCGCCCGCCGAGCCGGCGAAGAAGAAACCCGCCGCCAAGACCGCCGCGCCAGCCGCGCGTGCAAAGAAGAAATCCGCCGCATGA
- a CDS encoding OmpA family protein, with amino-acid sequence MRTIPPASRANPPALAFGRHRAGLLSLALAVALGGGLSACNRDAASPDAASTTPAAAAPAPVVRFDAKLSLVNNNGAIRYDGTLDTEANRKALSIALAQAYSGQISGNLNVDKAAKPAPWLDKLPQFAAALSMSGAAVSFEGEKIELSGQASDADRAVLLEKAKTLFPGYQYGGLFEGVGGAAASSDAAAQALAALQPGKAGPAEIVKALNQINLRFDDGGARIAPASLDILSRAAKAIQAGPADARYEIVGPGGGAGQPSDNETLSRQRAEAVKVQLIVAGVNPGALDTKAATGAATTPLQFNAVK; translated from the coding sequence ATGCGCACCATCCCGCCCGCCTCGCGCGCCAACCCGCCCGCCCTCGCCTTCGGCCGCCATCGCGCCGGCCTGCTGTCGCTCGCCCTCGCCGTGGCGCTGGGCGGCGGCCTGAGCGCCTGCAACCGCGACGCCGCCTCCCCCGATGCCGCGTCCACCACGCCCGCCGCCGCCGCGCCCGCGCCGGTCGTGCGTTTCGACGCCAAGCTCAGCCTGGTCAACAACAACGGCGCGATCCGCTACGACGGCACCCTCGACACCGAGGCCAACCGCAAGGCGCTGAGCATCGCCCTGGCCCAGGCCTACAGCGGCCAGATCAGCGGCAATCTCAACGTCGACAAGGCCGCCAAGCCGGCGCCGTGGCTGGACAAGCTGCCGCAGTTCGCCGCGGCGCTGAGCATGTCCGGCGCGGCGGTGAGTTTCGAAGGCGAGAAGATCGAACTCAGCGGCCAGGCCTCCGACGCCGACCGCGCGGTCCTGCTGGAAAAGGCCAAGACCCTGTTCCCGGGTTACCAATACGGCGGCCTGTTCGAAGGCGTCGGCGGCGCGGCGGCCTCGTCCGACGCTGCCGCGCAGGCGCTGGCGGCGCTGCAACCGGGCAAGGCCGGTCCCGCCGAGATCGTCAAGGCGCTCAATCAGATCAATCTGCGCTTCGACGACGGCGGCGCCCGCATCGCCCCGGCCAGCCTGGACATCCTCAGCCGCGCGGCCAAGGCGATCCAGGCCGGGCCGGCCGACGCGCGCTACGAGATCGTCGGTCCCGGCGGCGGCGCGGGCCAGCCCAGCGACAACGAAACCCTGTCGCGCCAGCGCGCCGAGGCGGTCAAGGTCCAGCTGATCGTCGCCGGGGTCAATCCAGGCGCGCTCGACACCAAGGCCGCGACCGGTGCGGCGACCACGCCGCTGCAGTTCAACGCGGTCAAGTGA
- a CDS encoding S8 family peptidase: MTRKARSLKWTALALATAVVVAPVAYSGSKLQTFSKLHTASVATSPKAVKAAAAEKSNRFIITRAPGAAAKLAPAALNQQYAKAATTLGVGILPLRTLSTGSSVIKTDTALDKAAQKELAIELMKLDPSIIEVSVDRFYKPMMVPNDPGYAQQWHYKNGPGGLNAEPAWDLATGDGIVVAVLDTGITPHSDLDANIVAGYDFIVDPEVSVDGDGRDADPNDPGDWHDGECNIFGIPEDSSWHGTHVAGTIAAIANNAKGVAGVAFGAKVQPVRVLGKCGGYESDVIDAVTWASGGTVTGVPANATPAEVINLSLGGSGACSAAEQLAFTAARGRGTTVVVAAGNAGADVSGYSPASCNDVIAVSAVGPTGALADYSNFGEKVDVAAPGGSGANPAADNILSTLNLGLQGQEGEGYAWMAGTSMASPHVAGVVALMQSAAPTPLTPAQIEKILVNTAHVGGQPGGCSFSNWCGSGIVDARYAVAVAKGTEALPPDPQAPEPEPAIELENGVTVTNIEVAANGVIKYQLLVPNGASNLLLALYGGTGDSDIYVKYGSEPTSTSYDCRPFTSSNNETCFFPTPQGGVWYVQVKGYRASAGMSLYPSFVDANYPRRLEAKASALPNHRTSVNLSWEKGKKNIDVYRNGAILKTVRNTGANTDTFRIIGSGTMTYKLCNNGTQECADPVSITYSSSR; this comes from the coding sequence ATGACTCGCAAAGCACGTTCATTGAAATGGACCGCACTGGCCCTCGCGACGGCCGTAGTCGTCGCGCCGGTGGCCTATTCGGGCAGCAAATTGCAGACGTTCTCGAAGCTGCACACCGCCAGCGTCGCGACCTCGCCCAAAGCGGTGAAAGCGGCCGCGGCCGAGAAGAGCAACCGCTTCATCATCACCCGCGCGCCGGGCGCCGCGGCCAAGCTGGCTCCGGCCGCGCTCAACCAGCAGTACGCGAAGGCCGCGACCACGCTCGGCGTCGGCATCCTGCCGCTGCGCACGCTGTCGACCGGCTCGAGCGTGATCAAGACCGATACCGCGCTCGACAAGGCCGCCCAGAAAGAGCTGGCGATCGAGCTGATGAAGCTCGACCCCAGCATCATCGAAGTCAGCGTCGACCGTTTCTACAAGCCGATGATGGTCCCCAACGACCCCGGCTACGCCCAGCAGTGGCACTACAAGAACGGCCCGGGCGGCCTCAACGCCGAACCGGCCTGGGACCTCGCCACCGGCGACGGCATCGTGGTCGCCGTGCTCGACACCGGCATCACCCCGCACAGCGATCTCGACGCCAACATCGTGGCCGGCTACGACTTCATCGTCGATCCGGAAGTCAGCGTCGACGGCGACGGCCGCGATGCGGATCCGAACGATCCGGGCGACTGGCACGACGGCGAGTGCAACATCTTCGGCATTCCCGAGGACAGCAGCTGGCACGGCACGCACGTGGCCGGCACCATCGCCGCGATCGCCAACAACGCCAAGGGCGTGGCCGGCGTCGCGTTCGGCGCCAAGGTCCAGCCGGTGCGCGTGCTCGGCAAGTGCGGCGGCTACGAGTCCGACGTCATCGACGCGGTGACCTGGGCGTCGGGCGGCACCGTCACCGGCGTGCCGGCCAACGCGACCCCGGCCGAGGTCATCAACCTCAGCCTCGGCGGCAGCGGCGCGTGCAGCGCGGCCGAACAGCTCGCCTTCACCGCCGCGCGCGGCCGCGGCACCACCGTGGTGGTCGCCGCCGGCAACGCCGGCGCTGATGTCTCCGGTTACTCGCCGGCCAGCTGTAACGACGTGATCGCGGTCTCCGCGGTGGGCCCGACCGGCGCCCTGGCCGATTACTCCAACTTCGGCGAAAAGGTCGACGTGGCCGCGCCCGGCGGTTCGGGCGCGAATCCGGCGGCCGACAACATCCTGTCGACCCTCAACCTGGGCCTGCAGGGCCAGGAAGGCGAAGGCTACGCGTGGATGGCCGGCACCTCGATGGCGTCGCCGCACGTGGCCGGCGTGGTCGCGCTGATGCAGTCGGCCGCGCCGACCCCGCTGACTCCGGCCCAGATCGAGAAGATCCTGGTCAATACCGCGCACGTCGGCGGCCAGCCGGGCGGTTGCAGCTTCAGCAACTGGTGCGGCTCGGGCATCGTCGACGCGCGTTACGCCGTCGCCGTGGCCAAGGGCACCGAAGCGCTGCCGCCGGACCCGCAGGCGCCGGAACCCGAGCCGGCGATCGAGCTGGAGAACGGCGTTACCGTCACCAACATCGAAGTCGCCGCCAACGGCGTGATCAAGTACCAGTTGCTGGTTCCGAACGGTGCGTCCAACCTGCTGCTCGCGCTGTACGGCGGCACCGGCGACTCGGACATCTACGTCAAGTACGGTTCCGAGCCGACTAGCACGTCCTACGACTGCCGTCCGTTCACCTCGTCCAACAACGAGACCTGCTTCTTCCCGACCCCGCAGGGCGGCGTGTGGTACGTCCAGGTCAAGGGCTATCGCGCGTCCGCCGGCATGTCGCTGTACCCGAGCTTCGTCGACGCCAACTATCCGCGTCGCCTCGAAGCCAAGGCCAGCGCGCTGCCGAATCACCGCACCTCGGTGAACCTGTCGTGGGAGAAGGGCAAGAAGAACATCGACGTTTACCGCAACGGCGCGATCCTCAAGACCGTGCGCAACACCGGCGCCAACACCGATACGTTCCGCATCATCGGCAGCGGCACCATGACCTACAAGCTGTGCAACAACGGTACGCAGGAATGTGCTGATCCGGTTTCGATCACCTACAGCTCCAGCCGCTGA
- the rplU gene encoding 50S ribosomal protein L21 has protein sequence MYAVLVTGGKQYRVMQGETLRVELLDVEAGSEIKFDTVLMLGDGEGVKLGDALKGASVTAKVVGHGRADKVRIVKFRRRKHHRKQMGHRQHYTEIEITGIAGGDNK, from the coding sequence ATGTACGCAGTACTGGTCACCGGCGGTAAGCAATACCGCGTGATGCAAGGCGAGACGCTTCGCGTCGAGCTGCTCGATGTCGAAGCCGGCAGCGAAATCAAGTTTGACACCGTCCTGATGCTCGGCGACGGCGAAGGTGTGAAGCTCGGCGACGCGCTCAAGGGCGCCAGCGTCACCGCCAAGGTCGTCGGCCACGGCCGCGCCGACAAGGTGCGCATCGTCAAGTTCCGCCGCCGCAAGCACCACCGCAAGCAGATGGGTCACCGTCAGCACTACACCGAAATCGAAATCACCGGCATCGCCGGTGGTGACAACAAGTAA
- the rpmA gene encoding 50S ribosomal protein L27: MAHKKGVGSTRNGRDSNPKYLGVKIYGGQSIEAGNIIVRQRGTQFHPGAGVGLGRDHTLFALVDGKVEFSTKGLKKRRTVSVVVAE; encoded by the coding sequence ATGGCACATAAAAAGGGCGTAGGTTCCACCCGCAACGGCCGCGACTCCAACCCGAAGTACCTGGGCGTGAAGATCTACGGCGGCCAGTCGATCGAAGCCGGCAACATCATCGTGCGTCAGCGCGGCACCCAGTTCCATCCGGGCGCCGGCGTCGGCCTCGGCCGCGACCACACCCTGTTCGCGCTGGTCGACGGCAAGGTCGAGTTCTCGACCAAGGGCCTGAAGAAGCGTCGCACCGTCAGCGTCGTCGTCGCCGAGTAA
- the rpsT gene encoding 30S ribosomal protein S20, which translates to MANIKSAKKRAKQTVVRNARNASQRSMLRTAVKKVLKALGENDAASAKSAFDVAQPILDRFSSRGLIHKNKAARHKSRLSARIKALAAA; encoded by the coding sequence GTGGCAAACATCAAGTCCGCCAAGAAGCGCGCCAAGCAGACTGTCGTGCGTAACGCCCGCAACGCCAGCCAGCGTTCGATGCTGCGTACCGCCGTCAAGAAGGTGCTGAAGGCCCTCGGCGAGAACGACGCCGCGAGTGCCAAGTCCGCGTTCGACGTCGCTCAGCCGATCCTCGACCGTTTCAGCTCCCGTGGCCTGATCCACAAGAACAAGGCCGCCCGTCACAAGAGCCGCCTGTCGGCCCGCATCAAGGCCCTGGCCGCGGCCTGA
- the murJ gene encoding murein biosynthesis integral membrane protein MurJ, translating to MSKGGLLRSSVIFSSMTFISRVTGLLRDQVYAWHFGASPWMDAFFVAFRIPNFMRRLSAEGSFSMAFVPVLAEYKERHDHAAVKDLIDRVTGTLTAALLVLTTAVILAAEPVMRLFAPGFDPNGEQFALAVEMLQITFPYALFISLASLAGGVLNSYEKFAIPALSPVLLNISMIAAAVCGSSLMKPLGLNPVLALAWGVFFAGILQLAFQLPALKKLGLLPRPRWGGAHPGVRKILRLMVPTLFGSSVAQVNLLLNTALASFLIVGSVSWLYLTDRLLEFPLGMFGVAIGTVILPHLSKRHAATDVDGYSKGLDWGFRLCLLIGIPACLGLVLCAEALIAALFQYGKLTPNDTAMIRLSLMAQSTAVPAFLLVKVLAPAFYSRQDTKTPVKSAVVSVVVNLVATLTLLLAAVYLTDVGQAALARTGDLREALGEVPGAHACLALAIAIAGWTNALQLAWYLRRAKVYRRQPGWGRFLRQIAVASVAMAAVVLSLLWLWQGWTGWPWWERLLKLAVVVGAGGAVYGAALWLQGIRPRDLRGH from the coding sequence ATGAGCAAGGGCGGTTTGCTGCGTTCATCGGTGATTTTCAGCTCCATGACCTTCATCTCGCGGGTCACCGGGCTGCTGCGCGACCAGGTCTATGCTTGGCATTTCGGCGCCAGTCCGTGGATGGACGCGTTCTTCGTCGCGTTCAGGATCCCGAACTTCATGCGCCGGTTGTCGGCCGAGGGCTCGTTCTCGATGGCCTTCGTGCCGGTGCTGGCCGAGTACAAGGAGCGTCACGACCACGCCGCGGTCAAGGACCTGATCGACCGGGTCACCGGCACCCTGACCGCCGCGCTGCTGGTGCTGACCACCGCGGTGATCCTGGCCGCCGAGCCGGTCATGCGCCTGTTCGCGCCGGGGTTCGACCCCAACGGCGAGCAGTTCGCGCTGGCGGTGGAGATGCTGCAGATCACCTTCCCGTATGCCTTGTTCATCTCCCTGGCCTCGCTGGCCGGCGGCGTGCTCAACAGCTACGAGAAATTCGCGATCCCGGCCTTGTCGCCGGTGCTGCTGAATATTTCGATGATCGCCGCGGCGGTGTGCGGCAGCTCGCTGATGAAGCCGCTGGGGTTGAACCCGGTGCTGGCCCTGGCCTGGGGCGTGTTCTTCGCCGGCATCCTGCAACTGGCGTTCCAGTTGCCTGCGTTGAAGAAGCTCGGCCTGTTGCCGCGGCCGCGCTGGGGCGGGGCGCATCCGGGCGTGCGCAAGATTCTGCGGCTGATGGTGCCGACCTTGTTCGGCTCCTCGGTGGCCCAGGTCAATCTGCTGCTCAACACCGCGCTGGCCTCGTTCCTGATCGTCGGCAGCGTGAGCTGGCTGTACCTGACCGACCGCCTGCTCGAATTCCCGCTGGGCATGTTTGGGGTGGCGATCGGCACGGTGATCCTGCCGCATCTGTCCAAGCGCCATGCCGCGACCGATGTCGACGGCTATTCCAAGGGCCTGGATTGGGGCTTCCGCCTGTGCCTGCTGATCGGTATTCCGGCCTGCCTGGGGTTGGTGCTGTGCGCCGAGGCGCTGATCGCGGCCTTGTTCCAGTACGGCAAGCTCACGCCCAACGACACCGCGATGATCCGCCTGAGCCTGATGGCGCAGTCGACCGCGGTGCCGGCCTTCCTGCTGGTGAAAGTGCTGGCGCCGGCGTTCTATTCGCGCCAGGACACCAAGACCCCGGTCAAGTCGGCGGTGGTGTCGGTGGTGGTCAATCTGGTCGCGACGCTGACCTTGCTGCTGGCGGCGGTATACCTCACCGACGTCGGCCAGGCCGCGCTGGCCCGCACCGGCGACCTGCGCGAGGCGCTCGGCGAAGTGCCCGGTGCGCACGCCTGCCTGGCGCTGGCGATCGCGATCGCCGGCTGGACCAATGCCCTGCAACTGGCCTGGTATCTGCGCCGGGCCAAGGTCTACCGGCGCCAGCCGGGCTGGGGTCGGTTCCTGCGCCAGATCGCGGTCGCCAGCGTGGCGATGGCGGCGGTGGTGCTGAGCCTGCTGTGGCTATGGCAGGGCTGGACCGGCTGGCCGTGGTGGGAGCGCCTGCTCAAGCTGGCGGTGGTGGTCGGCGCCGGCGGCGCGGTCTACGGTGCGGCGCTGTGGCTGCAGGGCATCCGTCCGCGCGATCTGCGCGGGCATTGA
- a CDS encoding bifunctional riboflavin kinase/FAD synthetase, with amino-acid sequence MSRLFRDVEGGPRCPHGSVVCIGAFDGLHLGHRALVRHTVARARALDLSAVALSFEPLPREFFAPQAPPPRLLLPRAKAEGLLALEADQVGLLRFNGRLSGLSAEEFVQRVLVDRLAAREVWVGPEFRFGKARGGDIALLRRLGEQAGFSAHEIEPVHLDGQRVSSTRIREALLAGDFTSAGRLLGRRYAIGGHVVHGKQLGRTLGFPTANLRFGGKTPALSGIYATWVHGIGDQPRASVSSLGTRPTVAGVEPLLEAHLFDFDGDLYGRRIEVEFVAHLRAELKFPDLDSLTVQMHRDAEQARELLQLDPRRPTASPALGADATQTA; translated from the coding sequence ATGAGCAGGCTGTTTCGTGACGTCGAGGGCGGGCCGCGGTGCCCGCACGGCAGTGTGGTCTGCATCGGCGCCTTCGATGGCCTGCATCTCGGGCATCGCGCGCTGGTGCGCCATACGGTGGCGCGTGCGCGCGCGCTGGATCTGTCCGCGGTGGCGCTGAGTTTCGAGCCCTTGCCGCGCGAATTCTTCGCCCCGCAGGCGCCGCCGCCGCGGCTGCTGTTGCCGCGGGCCAAGGCCGAAGGGCTGCTGGCGCTGGAGGCCGACCAGGTCGGGCTGCTGCGTTTCAACGGCCGGCTCAGCGGGCTGAGCGCGGAAGAGTTCGTGCAGCGCGTGCTGGTCGACCGGCTGGCCGCGCGCGAAGTCTGGGTCGGCCCGGAATTCCGCTTCGGCAAGGCGCGCGGCGGCGACATCGCGCTGCTGCGCCGGCTCGGCGAACAGGCCGGTTTCAGCGCGCACGAAATCGAACCGGTGCATCTGGACGGGCAGCGCGTATCCAGCACGCGCATCCGCGAAGCGCTGCTGGCTGGCGATTTCACCAGCGCCGGGCGTTTGCTTGGGCGGCGCTACGCGATCGGCGGCCATGTCGTGCATGGCAAGCAACTCGGCCGCACCCTGGGCTTTCCGACCGCCAACCTGCGCTTCGGCGGCAAGACCCCGGCCCTGTCCGGGATCTACGCGACCTGGGTCCACGGCATCGGCGATCAGCCGCGCGCCTCGGTGTCGAGCCTGGGCACGCGCCCAACCGTCGCCGGGGTGGAACCGCTGCTCGAAGCGCACCTGTTCGATTTCGACGGCGACCTGTACGGTCGTCGCATCGAGGTCGAATTCGTCGCCCACCTGCGCGCCGAACTCAAGTTCCCCGATCTGGATTCACTGACCGTGCAAATGCACCGCGACGCCGAACAGGCGCGCGAACTGCTGCAACTCGATCCGCGACGCCCGACCGCGTCGCCAGCCCTGGGCGCCGACGCGACCCAAACTGCCTGA